From bacterium:
TATCGGCATGGATCATTTTGCCAAATACGACGATGAGATGGCGCAGGCGCAGCGTGAACATACGTTGTACAGAAATTTTCAAGGTTATTCGACCAAAGCAGGCTGTGACCTTTACGGGTTCGGTATGTCTGCCATCGGCCAATTCAACCAATCGTATCAGCAAAATACAAAAGGAATCGCCGAATATTATCAATTAATTGATGCCGGAAAACCGGCAACCCATGCGGGATACCGCATGACGGCGGATGACCATATCCGTAAAGCGGTGATCATGGGATTAATGTGCGATCTTGAACTGGATTCGGCCGCTATCGAAAAACAATTTGATATCACCTTTGAAGATTATTTCTATGATGCTTTGATCAAATTAAAAGAATTTATTGATGACGGCCTCGTGTCCATTGGAGATTCAAAGATATCGGTTCACGGCCTTGGGCGTCTCGTCATACGAAATATTGCAATGTGCTTTGATGCGCATATTGAAAAAATGATGAAAGAAAAACCGGTATTTTCAAAAACGGTATAACCAATGAATTTAGAAAAACCTAAAACTGCTGTTGTGCTGCTTCAATTGGGCGGTCCGGATTCCCTCGAAGCGGTAGAGCCTTTTTTGTATAATCTGTTCTGCGATCCGGATATTATCGACCTGCCCGGCGCGTTTTTGTTTCGCAGACCATTGGCGCGGCTCATCTCGTCACGGCGCGCGCCCAAAGTTCAGGCATTGTACCGACGAATCGGTAACCGCTCTCCCATCTTGCCGCAGACAAAACTTCAGGCGCAGAGTCTGCAAAAGTCTCTGCTAACATCCGGAGTAACGGCAGATGTGCTGATCGCAATGCGATATTGGCATCCTTTTACGGAGGAAGCGGTACGACAAGTTGCTGCCGGCGGATACGATCGTGTCATCCTGTTGCCGCTGTATCCGCATTATTGCAAAGCGACAACCGGTTCCAGTGTGAACGAATGGAATCGATGTGTGCGTCAATTTGGTAAACGTTCAATCCCGACGACGCTAATTCACAGCTATTTCGATCATCCTTTATATATCGAATCTCTTGTAGGGCAAATTCGCCTCAGTCTCGATCGTATTCAGGCCGAAGACCGGAAAAAAGTTCATCTGGTGTTCAGCGCGCACGGCACGCCGATGAAACTGGTCAGGGACGGCGATCCGTATTCCCGCCATATTCGCGCTACGTACGAAGCGGTGGTTAAAAAAGGGGCGTTCGGATTACCGCATCATCTTTGTTTCCAGAGTAAAGTGGGCCCGCAGAAATGGCTGGAGCCATCGCTTTTAGGAGCGATCGCATCGCTGGCGAAAGAACAAGTCTCACATGTGCTTGTCGTTCCGGTTGCATTTGTAACGGATCACATAGAAACGCTTTCTGAGATCAACATTGAAGCAAAAGAAGATGCCCTCAAATTAGGCATACGTTATTTTGATATGACGCCCGCTTTAATTGACAACAATAAATTTATTGGCTGTCTGTCGGATCTGGTTATACAGGAGCTCAAACGGTCATGATCACGATCATCGGAGCAGGCATATCCGGATTAACATTAGCATGGTGGCTGCATAAGGAGGGTTTAGATGTTACCGTCGTTGAAAGCGATTCTTCTGTCGGCGGGACGATGAAGACGCTGCGTGACGGCGACTGGCTTATCGAAACCGGCCCAAACAGCGCGCTGGCGACCACGCCTTTATTTGACACACTATCCAGAGAACTCGGCATTGAATCTGAAATTTGTTTTTCCAAGCCTTCAGCTAAAAAACGATATATTTTGCGCGACGGAAAACTTCATATGTTGCCGATGTCGCCACTTTCATTTCTGAATTCCGGCTTGTGGTCCTGCGGCGCAAAATGGAGATTATTGAAGGAGCCATTTATTTCACGCGCGGATAAAGAGGAAACGTTGGCGCAGTTCGTAGAACGCCGGCTGGGAAGAGAATTTCTTGATTATGCGATCAACCCGTTTGTTGCCGGTGTGTATGCCGGCGATCCGGCGCAGCTCAGCGTTAGAGACGCTTTTCCAAAACTCTACGCGTTGGAAAAAGAACACGGCAGCCTGATACGCGGCGCGATGAAGAAAAAGAAAAGATCGGCGGACGATGGATCGGTTGCAAAAAACCGCGCCGAGATGTTTTCCTACCGAATGGGTATGCAAAGCCTGCCTTTGGCATTACATAAAGCCTTAGGAAATCGCGTCAGAACAGGTATACGCGTCCATGCATTAAGCCGATCTGGAAATGACACGGGAGAGTTCATTATAAAAGCAGAAGAAAATGGCCGCGCAGTCGAATGGATGTCTGATAAAATTGTTTTAGCCGTTCCGGCTTATACGGCCGGAAAATGTGTTGAAGACCTTGCCCCGGAGACAGCTGATATCCTCAAGTCTATTTCATACGCTCCCGCTGCTGAAATTTTCCTGGGATATCCGGCTTCGGCAGTTCGTATGAACTTAGACGGTTTCGGATTTTTAATTCCGGAAAAGGAAAAAAGGTCTATTCTCGGCGCCATATGGACTTCGTCCATTTTTGACGGACGAATGCCCGAGGGGCATGTTGCCTTTACGGTTTTTGTCGGCGGAGCGCGCCAACCGGAATTGGTTGATCAGAATGAATCGGCATTGACAGTTTTGGCAGAAACAGAATTGAATTTAATCATGGGAATACAGGGATCGCCTGTGTATTCAAGAGTTCACAAATGGATCAAAGCTATTCCGCAATACCGAATCGGCCACGGGCAAATGATGAATAAATTAGCGAAAACGGAAAGAAGCATGTCGGGTTTGTATTTTACGGGAAATTACCGAGGGGGTATTTCGGTTGGCGATTGCCTTATGCAATCTGACCAATTGGCCAAACGAATTGTTAAAGATCAAACTTTCAATACACAGAAGAATAACTAACCAGGAAAAAGTATGAGTCAATTTCCTATTATCCGCCAGCGCCGTCTGCGCATGAAAGCTCCGATTCGCGCCATGGTTCGTGAGACAAGCCTGTCAAAGAACGATCTGATCTATCCGCTATTTGTTATTCCCGGCAAAGGACTAAAACGGCCGGTATCTTCGATGCCCGGCGTGTATCAATTATCGGTCGACGAATTGCTCAAAGAATGTAAGGAAGTATTCGCGATCGGAATTCCTGCCGTGATACTTTTTGGCATACCGGAGCATAAGGACGAAGTGGGATCCGGCGCCTATCAAGACGACGGCATCGTTCAGCAGGCCGTTCGATTATTGAAAAAAGAAATTCCGGATTTGATGGTCATTACCGACGTTTGTCTTTGTGAATACACATCGCACGGCCATTGCGGGATCGTTCAAGGCGATGAGATCGTCAACGATGCTTCGATCAAATTACTGGCCCTGGAAGCATTATCGCACGCGCGCGCGGGTGCCGACATGGTCGCGCCATCGGACATGTTTGATGGACGCGTGGCCGCTATTCGGGCGATTCTGGATGAAAATGATTTTATACATCTTCCGATCATGTCTTATGCGGCCAAATTCGCGTCCGGCTTTTACGGTCCGTTTCGTGAAGCCGCGCAGAGTACGCCGCAATTCGGCGACCGCCGTTCCCACCAAATGGATCCGGCGAACGGAGACGAAGCGATCCGGGAAGTTGCTGAAGACCTTGCTGAAGGCGCAGACATCGTGATGGTGAAACCGGCCTTACCTTATCTCGATATAGTTCGCCGTGTGAAAGAAACGTTTCATGTTCCGACCGCCGCTTATAATGTGAGCGGAGAATACGCGATGGTCAAAGCGGCCGCGCAAAACGGCTGGATAGATGAAGAGCGCGTGATGATGGAAACGCTGATCAGTATTAAACGAGCCGGCGCGGATCTTATATTAACTTACTTTGCTAAAGAAGCCGCGAAACTACTCCATTCATAAACAACAGGATTGTGTATATGTTTGAAACGCCAAAATCCGAATCATTATATCAGCGCGCATGTAAAGTAATTCCGGGCGGAGTCAATTCCCCCGTTCGCGCATTCAAATCCGTAGGCCGCTCACCCTTATTTATCACAAAGGCAAACGGTTCCAAACTCTGGGACGAAGACGGCCATTCCTACATTGACTACGTCGGTTCGTGGGGCCCGATGATCTTAGGTCATGCGCACGGGCCAATTATTGACGCAGTGCAGAAGGCTGCGTCTGACGGAACCAGTTACGGCGCGGCAACGGAACTTGAGATCGAGATGGCGGAACAGATCATAAAAATGGTTCCATCGGTAGAAATGGTGCGAATGGTAAATTCCGGAACCGAAGCGACCATGAGCGCGATCCGGTTAGCGCGCGCCTTCACAGGCAGGGAAAAAGTTATTAAGTTTGCAGGTTGTTATCACGGACATGCAGATTCGTTTTTGATCAAGGCCGGATCCGGCGCGCTCACATTAGGCGTTCCCGATAGTCCCGGCGTCACTACGTCCGTCGCGGCAGGAACCCTTACCGCGCAATTTAATAACGCAGAATCGGTAGAGCAATTGATGGCATCTCATCAAGGGCAAATTGCGGCCGTGATCGTCGAACCGGTGGTCGGCAACATGGGCTGTATTCCGCCTAAAGTCGGATTTTTAAACGCGCTTCGGGATCTGTGTACCAAATGCGGTGCGGTTCTCATTTTTGACGAAGTTATGACGGGATTTCGCGTAGCCCCTGGAGGCGCCCAGGAATTGTACGGCATCAAACCCGATTTGACAACTTTTGGAAAAATCATCGGCGGCGGATTGCCCGTGGGAGCATACGGAGGGCGAAAGGATATCATGAGTATGGTTGCGCCGCTTGGCCCGATGTATCAGGCAGGAACCCTTTCAGGAAATCCTCTTGCAATGGCCGCAGGCCTGGTCGCGCTTAAAACACTTCAGGAAAGACCTGAAATATATGAAACGCTTGAACGATTATCCGCACGATTGGAGAACGGATTAAACGAAATCATCCATCGATCTCGGTTGCCATTAATACAGAACCGCGTTGGCTCAATGTTTACTTTGTTTTTTACGGGTGAGTCGGTGGAAGATTATGATTCTGCTGTTAAAGCTGACAAGCAGCGTTTTATTTTGTATTTCAACGCCATGTTGCAGCGCGGGATTTATCTAGCCCCATCGCAATTCGAGGCGGCCTTTATGTCCGCCGCGCATACCGAGGATGATATAGATAGGACTCTGGATTCTGCCGAAAGTTCCCTGCGTTTTGCATTCGATTTGTAAAGAAAAATAAATTTTTCATATACGTCCCTTTCGTCTAGTGGCTTAGGACATTGCCCTTTCACGGCAGAAACAGGGGTTCAAATCCCCTAGGGGACACCAATCATTTCTGATTTTACAGTTACTTCTTGCTTGTCCAAAAAAATACTGAAATAATTTCAATTATTTGGTGTTAAATTCTTCATGCGACGGTTGCTGCTTTTTACAGAAAAATCTTGTAGTATTCGCCTTTTTTTTCAATATTTACGGGATTCTTTGGAAAACATTATTTATGAATATTAATAAAAAAATTGAAGTGCCTACGTGTGAGACGTGCGAAACGAGGGACTGTTCAATTTTCAAAAGTTTGAGCGCAGATGACCTTGACAGTTTATCGCTGAATAAAG
This genomic window contains:
- the hemH gene encoding ferrochelatase, with the protein product MNLEKPKTAVVLLQLGGPDSLEAVEPFLYNLFCDPDIIDLPGAFLFRRPLARLISSRRAPKVQALYRRIGNRSPILPQTKLQAQSLQKSLLTSGVTADVLIAMRYWHPFTEEAVRQVAAGGYDRVILLPLYPHYCKATTGSSVNEWNRCVRQFGKRSIPTTLIHSYFDHPLYIESLVGQIRLSLDRIQAEDRKKVHLVFSAHGTPMKLVRDGDPYSRHIRATYEAVVKKGAFGLPHHLCFQSKVGPQKWLEPSLLGAIASLAKEQVSHVLVVPVAFVTDHIETLSEINIEAKEDALKLGIRYFDMTPALIDNNKFIGCLSDLVIQELKRS
- the hemG gene encoding protoporphyrinogen oxidase, translated to MITIIGAGISGLTLAWWLHKEGLDVTVVESDSSVGGTMKTLRDGDWLIETGPNSALATTPLFDTLSRELGIESEICFSKPSAKKRYILRDGKLHMLPMSPLSFLNSGLWSCGAKWRLLKEPFISRADKEETLAQFVERRLGREFLDYAINPFVAGVYAGDPAQLSVRDAFPKLYALEKEHGSLIRGAMKKKKRSADDGSVAKNRAEMFSYRMGMQSLPLALHKALGNRVRTGIRVHALSRSGNDTGEFIIKAEENGRAVEWMSDKIVLAVPAYTAGKCVEDLAPETADILKSISYAPAAEIFLGYPASAVRMNLDGFGFLIPEKEKRSILGAIWTSSIFDGRMPEGHVAFTVFVGGARQPELVDQNESALTVLAETELNLIMGIQGSPVYSRVHKWIKAIPQYRIGHGQMMNKLAKTERSMSGLYFTGNYRGGISVGDCLMQSDQLAKRIVKDQTFNTQKNN
- the hemB gene encoding porphobilinogen synthase, with the protein product MSQFPIIRQRRLRMKAPIRAMVRETSLSKNDLIYPLFVIPGKGLKRPVSSMPGVYQLSVDELLKECKEVFAIGIPAVILFGIPEHKDEVGSGAYQDDGIVQQAVRLLKKEIPDLMVITDVCLCEYTSHGHCGIVQGDEIVNDASIKLLALEALSHARAGADMVAPSDMFDGRVAAIRAILDENDFIHLPIMSYAAKFASGFYGPFREAAQSTPQFGDRRSHQMDPANGDEAIREVAEDLAEGADIVMVKPALPYLDIVRRVKETFHVPTAAYNVSGEYAMVKAAAQNGWIDEERVMMETLISIKRAGADLILTYFAKEAAKLLHS
- the hemL gene encoding glutamate-1-semialdehyde 2,1-aminomutase, with protein sequence MFETPKSESLYQRACKVIPGGVNSPVRAFKSVGRSPLFITKANGSKLWDEDGHSYIDYVGSWGPMILGHAHGPIIDAVQKAASDGTSYGAATELEIEMAEQIIKMVPSVEMVRMVNSGTEATMSAIRLARAFTGREKVIKFAGCYHGHADSFLIKAGSGALTLGVPDSPGVTTSVAAGTLTAQFNNAESVEQLMASHQGQIAAVIVEPVVGNMGCIPPKVGFLNALRDLCTKCGAVLIFDEVMTGFRVAPGGAQELYGIKPDLTTFGKIIGGGLPVGAYGGRKDIMSMVAPLGPMYQAGTLSGNPLAMAAGLVALKTLQERPEIYETLERLSARLENGLNEIIHRSRLPLIQNRVGSMFTLFFTGESVEDYDSAVKADKQRFILYFNAMLQRGIYLAPSQFEAAFMSAAHTEDDIDRTLDSAESSLRFAFDL